The following are encoded together in the Cicer arietinum cultivar CDC Frontier isolate Library 1 chromosome 2, Cicar.CDCFrontier_v2.0, whole genome shotgun sequence genome:
- the LOC101503577 gene encoding zinc finger CCCH domain-containing protein 66-like: MGYEIVNNEGLGQHHEVSSLLEFSAADDLISFRDAVEKEGCDVDGVGLWYGRRVGSNKLGYEERTPLMVAAIFGSLGVSAYILATGYVDVNRSSGSDGATALHCAVAGGSAASVEIIKLLLDASADASAVDVNGNRPVDLIVSVANSIFNPRKRMLQALLEGIGGADWTCLTFPEEISFGHVDEQQRQDVNMPRVSKDYPVDLSLPDINNGIFSTDEFRMYTFKVKPCSRAYSHDWTECPFVHPGENARRRDPKMYNYTCVPCPEFRKGSCSKGDLCEYAHGIFECWLHPAQYRTRLCKDESSCTRRVCFFAHKLEELRPLYASTGSAIPSPRSYSGSASALEMGSLSPIALGSPSVMIPPSSTTPLTPSGASSAVAAASMWQTQSNVSVPTLQLPKSRFNTAITAGDFDSSMAMLQVETQRRRQQQLKMDEISGLSSPSNWKNSMPNSPSFQVSLSDHTEDIFGSHDPSILHNKFHGISLDAAGLPQLQSPTGIQMHPSMNQQQQNYSSCHSPTYRFDRSGEAAAAALNARAAAFSKRSQSFIERSVANRYSELLSPPNPYAFSNWGSPDGKLNWAIHGEELNKLRKSSSFGFRSSSTPLTTAATQAPENDDEPDVSWVNSLVKDVTPQESGQYKAEYQQRKLQYNLNNGTNAIPAWLEQMYMEQEQMVH; this comes from the coding sequence ATGGGGTATGAGATTGTGAATAATGAAGGGTTAGGGCAGCATCATGAGGTTTCTTCTTTGCTTGAATTTTCAGCTGCGGATGATTTGATTAGTTTCAGAGATGCAGTTGAAAAGGAGGGCTGTGATGTTGATGGGGTCGGTTTGTGGTACGGAAGGAGGGTTGGTTCGAATAAATTGGGTTATGAAGAGAGGACACCTCTCATGGTTGCTGCTATCTTTGGAAGCTTGGGTGTATCGGCTTATATTCTTGCAACAGGTTACGTTGATGTTAATCGGTCTAGTGGGTCAGATGGTGCTACAGCTCTTCATTGTGCTGTTGCTGGTGGTTCTGCTGCTTCTGTTGAGATTATCAAGCTTTTGCTTGATGCATCAGCGGATGCGAGTGCGGTTGATGTTAACGGTAACCGACCCGTTGATTTGATTGTCTCTGTGGCAAATTCTATCTTCAATCCAAGGAAGAGGATGCTACAAGCTCTTTTGGAGGGGATCGGTGGTGCTGATTGGACATGTCTTACGTTTCCGGAGGAAATTTCATTTGGCCATGTTGATGAACAGCAACGGCAAGATGTAAACATGCCTCGTGTTTCGAAAGATTATCCTGTTGATCTATCTCTTCCGGACATAAATAATGGGATATTTAGTACTGACGAATTTAGGATGTATACATTCAAAGTGAAGCCTTGTTCAAGGGCTTATTCTCACGATTGGACCGAGTGTCCCTTTGTTCATCCAGGGGAAAATGCAAGGCGACGCGATCCAAAGATGTATAATTATACCTGTGTTCCTTGTCCTGAGTTTCGGAAAGGATCGTGTAGCAAAGGGGATTTGTGTGAGTATGCTCATGGTATTTTCGAGTGCTGGCTTCATCCTGCGCAGTATCGAACACGTCTTTGCAAGGACGAGAGTTCGTGCACAAGGAGAGTTTGCTTCTTTGCTCACAAGCTTGAGGAGCTTCGCCCTTTGTATGCTTCAACAGGTTCTGCTATTCCATCTCCTAGGTCATATTCCGGTAGTGCTTCTGCATTGGAGATGGGTTCGCTTAGCCCGATTGCACTCGGCTCTCCATCTGTCATGATACCACCATCTTCGACAACGCCTTTGACTCCATCTGGAGCATCTTCTGCTGTTGCTGCTGCATCCATGTGGCAGACACAGTCCAATGTTTCAGTCCCTACACTTCAGCTTCCAAAAAGCAGGTTTAACACTGCAATAACTGCTGGAGATTTTGATTCAAGTATGGCAATGCTTCAGGTTGAAACTCAGCGACGCAGGCAGCAGCAGCTAAAGATGGACGAGATATCTGGTCTTTCCTCTCCTTCCAACTGGAAAAATTCCATGCCTAACAGTCCTTCTTTTCAAGTTTCTTTGAGTGATCATACCGAAGACATTTTCGGGTCTCATGATCCATCGATATTGCATAATAAATTCCATGGTATCTCACTTGATGCTGCAGGACTACCTCAGTTACAATCTCCAACAGGAATCCAGATGCACCCGAGTATGAATCAGCAGCAGCAAAACTATTCTTCATGCCATTCGCCAACCTATAGGTTTGATCGATCCGGTGAGGCAGCCGCAGCGGCTTTGAATGCAAGAGCTGCTGCCTTTTCAAAGCGAAGCCAGAGCTTTATCGAGCGCAGTGTGGCGAACCGTTATTCCGAGCTTCTTTCTCCGCCCAATCCTTACGCATTTTCCAACTGGGGATCACCAGATGGAAAATTGAATTGGGCCATACATGGCGAAGAACTGAATAAGCTGAGGAAATCATCTTCTTTTGGATTTCGAAGCAGCAGTACTCCTTTAACTACGGCTGCCACTCAAGCACCGGAGAATGACGATGAACCAGATGTATCTTGGGTTAATTCGCTTGTGAAGGACGTTACGCCGCAGGAATCTGGTCAGTATAAGGCTGAATATCAGCAAAGGAAACTGCAATACAATCTTAACAATGGAACCAATGCGATTCCGGCTTGGTTGGAGCAAATGTATATGGAGCAGGAGCAAATGGTGCATTGA
- the LOC101490994 gene encoding uncharacterized protein — protein sequence MKLLASSYSSSSPSSSSTFSFDPFFRSSKTASLGCLTTIFHRVLCSGGLPTHPSDQIKEFHSNFIESEKVQILKTNTSSSSSSSSSSSSSPGIVARLMGLNSIAEKEIGEVPIPPAFHLVENENFLVFSFESKEEFKSKGRRRKEKGCVELKVKREEKNKRGSSDMCCVNVGSDGEFQFENSLFKEVGNGGEKVKKRKKGKTCVEKKVESECCSEDSSPVSVFDFERDASGTEGGLCDVGISWRRKLSPVLENDQLFILHSDSNLMNEENEVKEIENNMDEGTKKKERQNQEYVDIWSKICRLVEDELVGSNQLQEVKRKQSDFESISADFESEILNHLLDELIDQLVCNPLKALQI from the exons ATGAAGCTATTGGCATCATCTTATTCATCATCATCACcgtcatcatcatcaacatTTAGCTTTGACCCATTTTTTAGAAGCTCAAAAACTGCTTCTTTAGGGTGTCTCACAACAATTTTTCACAGGGTTCTCTGTTCTGGTGGTCTTCCAACACACCCATCAGATCAAATTAAAGAATTTCACTCAAACTTCATTGAaagtgaaaaagttcaaattttgaaGACTaatacttcttcttcttcttcttcttcttcttcttcttcttcttctcctggAATAGTTGCAAGGTTAATGGGTTTGAATTCAATAGCAGAGAAAGAGATAGGTGAGGTTCCAATTCCACCAGCTTTTCATTTGGTTGAAAATGAAAACTTTTTGGTGTTCAGTTTTGAAAGTAAAGAAGAATTCAAGTCCAAAgggagaagaagaaaagaaaagggttgTGTTGAGTTGAAGGTgaaaagagaagagaaaaacAAGAGAGGTTCTTCTGATATGTGTTGTGTGAATGTGGGAAGTGATGGTGAATTTCAATTTGAGAACAGTTTGTTTAAAGAAGTTGGAAATGGTGGTGAGAAAGTGAAGAAGAGAAAGAAGGGGAAAACATGTGTAGAAAAGAAAGTTGAAAGTGAATGCTGTTCAGAAGATTCTAGTCCTGTTTCTGTCTTTGATTTTGAGCGTGATGCTTCTGGAACAG AGGGAGGTCTTTGTGATGTTGGTATAAGTTGGAGAAGAAAATTGTCACCGGTACTTGAAAATGACCAGCTCTTCATTCTACATTCTGATAGTAATTTGATGAATGAAGAGAATGAAGTTAAGGAAATTGAGAACAACATGGATGAAGGaacaaagaaaaaagagagacaAAACCAAGAGTATGTAGATATTTGGAGTAAAATTTGCAGGCTAGTTGAAGATGAATTGGTTGGATCAAATCAATTGCAAGAAGTAAAGAGGAAACAAAGTGATTTTGAAAGTATAAGTGCTGATTTTGAATCAGAGATTTTAAATCACTTGTTAGATGAGCTTATAGATCAACTTGTTTGTAACCCTTTGAAAGCATTGCAAATTTAG